In one window of Gemmatimonadaceae bacterium DNA:
- a CDS encoding alpha/beta fold hydrolase, with amino-acid sequence MSYQRIRCALAGWLRSFAMAASIAAGSTMLAGQPAQAQLAYDRTVFLHGGNGTPNTWLAGSTPTRLAATIVLGTNSYRVPDLLGKFSVASQSARLRDSLNVYQGLNVLIAHSMGGLVARTAYINNSANIAGIVTVASPHQGMPLANNFVLIKAFALDAQRRVQDAWFAIGQMTGYISYIIAGSRLPLDQITQFIEGAESDALYDLKVGSTTILNLNGYTSDQPSRANVYGTIPHQNAVFRMGLSSQGSDAEFAQFVKDRNTLVTVFQTCKFIGYITIIGHVAGRQCSYARKMLRRVDDRWGRYATMIETQGTNYQRPFDGLVPNERSVYPGLSFSDRRLNFQANMANHSNITYSSVGVQQIANAMAAIGMQVVQPPPSTLSISIAGPTQIQPGATCTWDAPTSGGSPPYSYQWTNAGQPAGNDYYYTGSKDWGDSNSWFIVAVSVTDAAGAIRDAEVTVYETSSAGICAF; translated from the coding sequence ATGAGCTACCAACGGATACGATGCGCGCTTGCCGGCTGGTTGCGGTCATTCGCAATGGCGGCGTCTATTGCAGCCGGATCCACGATGCTGGCCGGCCAACCAGCCCAGGCGCAACTCGCGTATGACAGGACGGTTTTCCTCCACGGTGGGAACGGCACGCCAAATACGTGGCTTGCAGGATCGACGCCGACGCGTCTCGCCGCGACAATTGTCCTCGGGACCAACTCCTATCGGGTGCCTGACTTACTGGGCAAGTTCTCGGTCGCGAGCCAGTCTGCAAGGCTTCGCGATTCTTTGAACGTTTACCAAGGCCTGAACGTGCTAATCGCTCACAGCATGGGTGGACTCGTCGCGCGCACAGCATACATCAATAATTCTGCAAACATCGCCGGTATAGTAACAGTGGCCTCTCCGCATCAAGGGATGCCGCTTGCCAACAACTTCGTGCTAATCAAAGCATTTGCTCTGGATGCGCAGCGTCGTGTGCAGGATGCTTGGTTTGCAATAGGTCAGATGACGGGCTACATCAGCTACATAATCGCCGGCAGTCGGTTGCCGCTCGACCAAATCACGCAATTCATCGAAGGTGCAGAGTCCGATGCGCTGTATGATCTCAAGGTAGGCTCAACGACGATCCTCAACCTTAACGGCTACACAAGCGACCAGCCGTCTCGAGCAAACGTGTACGGCACGATTCCTCACCAAAACGCCGTGTTTCGCATGGGCCTGTCGTCTCAAGGGAGCGACGCTGAGTTCGCTCAGTTCGTGAAGGACCGTAACACCCTGGTGACCGTGTTCCAAACGTGCAAATTCATTGGATACATAACGATCATCGGGCACGTAGCTGGTAGGCAGTGCTCCTACGCTCGCAAGATGCTTCGCCGGGTTGACGATCGCTGGGGGCGTTACGCGACCATGATCGAAACGCAAGGCACGAACTACCAACGACCCTTCGACGGCCTGGTACCGAATGAGCGCAGCGTCTATCCCGGGCTCTCATTCTCCGATCGTAGGCTGAACTTCCAGGCTAATATGGCAAATCACAGCAACATCACCTATTCATCTGTCGGCGTTCAGCAGATTGCCAACGCAATGGCGGCGATCGGGATGCAGGTCGTGCAACCGCCGCCAAGCACTCTCTCCATTTCGATCGCAGGCCCCACTCAGATTCAGCCAGGCGCGACGTGCACCTGGGATGCACCAACAAGCGGAGGGAGCCCTCCGTATAGCTACCAATGGACAAATGCCGGGCAACCAGCAGGAAACGACTACTACTACACCGGCTCGAAGGACTGGGGGGACTCTAATTCATGGTTCATCGTTGCAGTATCCGTCACGGATGCGGCCGGGGCGATCCGCGACGCAGAGGTCACAGTATACGAGACCTCCTCCGCGGGAATATGCGCGTTCTAA